GTTATTCTAGCTGACGAGAAGCCCCGGGCGAAACGCAAGAAAAAGTCGCGCTAGCTGGCGTCGACCACCTGGTTGCGCAGGATGCCTATCGGCGGCACCTCGATTTCAAGCTTGTCGCCGGGCTTCATCCACTGCGGCGGCTTGTGGCCGAGCTGGACGCCATCCGGTGTCCCCGTGGCGATGATATCGCCGGGTGTGAGCGGGATGGCGGCCGATACGTACTCGATGATCGCCGGGATATCGAAGATCAAGTCGTCGATGCCGGAGTATTGCATCCGCTTGCCGTTGAGGCGCGTCTCGATGAAGAGCTTGGTTGGATCCGGCACTTCATCAGCGGTGAGCATCACCGGACCGACGCTGCCGGTCGCGAAAAAGTTCTTGCCGATAGCGAGCGAACCTTTGAGCTGGAAATCACGAATACTGCCGTCGTTGAGCAAGGTATAGCCGGCGACGTGGCTCAGCGCCGCGTGGCGTCCGATCTTGTGCCCGCCGTTGCCGATGACTACAGCAAGCTCGCCTTCATAGTCGAAATCCTGCGACACGGTAGGCCGCACGATGTCCTCA
The sequence above is a segment of the Pirellulales bacterium genome. Coding sequences within it:
- a CDS encoding fumarylacetoacetate hydrolase family protein, whose product is MKLLSFNRNGKASFGALVGDGVIDLSKRTKYASLREALAAGAMREVMSAATGAADYKLIDVTLLTPVPDAEKVICIGVNYRAHCIEVGRAFPEQPSVFFRLHSSLVASGEDIVRPTVSQDFDYEGELAVVIGNGGHKIGRHAALSHVAGYTLLNDGSIRDFQLKGSLAIGKNFFATGSVGPVMLTADEVPDPTKLFIETRLNGKRMQYSGIDDLIFDIPAIIEYVSAAIPLTPGDIIATGTPDGVQLGHKPPQWMKPGDKLEIEVPPIGILRNQVVDAS